A window from Pseudomonas moraviensis encodes these proteins:
- the rpsJ gene encoding 30S ribosomal protein S10, with product MQNQQIRIRLKAFDHRLIDQSTQEIVETAKRTGAQVRGPIPLPTRKERFTVLVSPHVNKDARDQYEIRTHKRVLDIVQPTDKTVDALMKLDLAAGVEVQISLG from the coding sequence ATGCAAAATCAGCAAATCCGTATCAGGTTGAAGGCTTTTGACCATCGCCTGATCGACCAATCAACCCAGGAAATCGTGGAAACCGCGAAACGTACTGGTGCTCAAGTGCGTGGTCCAATTCCACTGCCTACCCGTAAAGAGCGGTTCACCGTTCTGGTTTCCCCGCACGTCAACAAAGACGCGCGTGACCAGTACGAGATCCGCACTCATAAGCGTGTTCTGGACATCGTCCAGCCAACGGATAAAACCGTTGATGCGCTGATGAAGCTTGATCTTGCGGCCGGTGTGGAAGTGCAGATCAGCCTCGGCTAA
- the tuf gene encoding elongation factor Tu, which yields MAKEKFDRSLPHVNVGTIGHVDHGKTTLTAALTRVCSEVFGSAVVEFDKIDSAPEEKARGITINTAHVEYNSTIRHYAHVDCPGHADYVKNMITGAAQMDGAILVCSAADGPMPQTREHILLSRQVGVPYIVVFLNKADLVDDAELLELVEMEVRDLLSTYDFPGDDTPIIIGSARMALEGKDDNEMGTTAVRKLVETLDTYIPEPVRMIDKPFLMPIEDVFSISGRGTVVTGRIERGIVRVQDALEIVGLRDTTTTTCTGVEMFRKLLDEGRAGENCGVLLRGTKRDDVERGQVLVKPGSVKPHTKFTAEVYVLSKEEGGRHTPFFKGYRPQFYFRTTDVTGNCELPEGVEMVMPGDNIQMTVTLIKTIAMEDGLRFAIREGGRTVGAGVVAKIIE from the coding sequence GTGGCTAAAGAAAAATTTGATCGTTCCCTACCGCACGTCAACGTTGGCACCATTGGTCACGTTGACCACGGTAAAACCACTCTGACTGCTGCTCTGACTCGCGTCTGCTCCGAAGTTTTCGGTTCGGCCGTCGTTGAATTCGACAAGATCGACAGCGCACCAGAAGAAAAAGCTCGCGGTATCACCATCAACACCGCTCACGTTGAGTACAACTCGACGATTCGTCACTACGCTCACGTTGACTGCCCAGGTCACGCTGACTACGTGAAGAACATGATCACCGGTGCTGCCCAGATGGACGGCGCGATCCTGGTTTGCTCGGCCGCTGATGGTCCGATGCCACAAACCCGTGAGCACATCCTGCTGTCCCGTCAGGTAGGCGTTCCGTACATCGTGGTTTTCCTGAACAAGGCTGACCTGGTAGACGACGCTGAGCTGCTGGAACTGGTTGAGATGGAAGTTCGTGACCTGCTGTCGACCTACGACTTCCCGGGCGACGACACTCCGATCATCATCGGTTCGGCTCGTATGGCGCTGGAAGGCAAAGACGACAACGAAATGGGCACCACTGCCGTTCGTAAACTGGTTGAAACTCTGGATACCTACATCCCAGAACCAGTTCGTATGATCGACAAGCCGTTCCTGATGCCGATCGAAGACGTATTCTCGATCTCCGGTCGCGGTACTGTTGTGACTGGTCGTATCGAGCGCGGTATCGTTCGTGTTCAGGACGCTCTGGAAATCGTTGGTCTGCGTGACACCACCACCACCACCTGCACCGGTGTTGAGATGTTCCGCAAGCTGCTCGACGAAGGTCGTGCTGGCGAGAACTGCGGCGTTCTGCTGCGTGGTACCAAGCGTGACGACGTTGAGCGTGGCCAGGTTCTGGTCAAGCCAGGTTCGGTCAAGCCGCACACCAAGTTCACTGCAGAAGTTTACGTTCTGAGCAAGGAAGAAGGCGGTCGTCACACTCCGTTCTTCAAAGGCTACCGTCCACAGTTCTACTTCCGTACTACTGACGTGACTGGTAACTGCGAGCTGCCAGAAGGCGTTGAAATGGTAATGCCAGGTGACAACATTCAGATGACTGTTACCCTGATCAAAACCATCGCGATGGAAGACGGTCTGCGTTTCGCTATCCGTGAAGGCGGTCGTACCGTCGGCGCTGGCGTCGTAGCCAAAATCATCGAGTAA